In one Culex quinquefasciatus strain JHB chromosome 2, VPISU_Cqui_1.0_pri_paternal, whole genome shotgun sequence genomic region, the following are encoded:
- the LOC6033117 gene encoding CD109 antigen isoform X8, with product MGHLDVAHLRMATSAVICLALVSVCSAEGFYSIVASNLLRPNSEYHVSVNNLNIADTVRFRITLNNTDTGVPVASEDVNLGPGESRLIPFSIGDIPQAEYGLTAEGLSGFTFRNETRITYQAKSFSVLVQTDKAIYKPGDTVRFRVLVLDPNTKPLQKVDTIKVHITDGKSNRIKQWSDAKLVKGVFESELALSSAPVLGRWMVNVEVLEKTTTKEFEVDEYVLPKFEVTIESPGITTFKDGKVKAIVRAKYTYGKPVKGEATVSAYPDFRFHYVQPFERDVITRKTVPVDGKGSVEFELRDEIKLEGDYTRDIVIEAVVEEELTGRKQNATTKVKIYDKRYKMELIKSADKFKPGLPYTAWLKASFQDGAPIQDSVNQVEVTQESGWPERNTTKRSYTLDQNGMAKLVVNTDIEADYVEFKAEYLGSVFYLGSISKGWVKTNAYVRAKVLTEVPTINKDVTVDVSATVPMKYFSYQVLGRGDVIVGGTIPVPDRTLHTFRFPASFAMVPRAKLVVSFVQDDGELVSDSVEIEFGNDLQNFLKVTLSKAESKPGEDVDIVVNTNPDSYVGLLGVDQSVLLLKSGNDITSGQVFDELKMYEQPSYGYYRRKRFAPWRHYNTYDDFNDVGATIMTNANEPPHRMIVYKKTSFARPLAVPQLESAIAFSDSVAPPGATNGDVVVRKSFPESWIWESIDGFSGQKTITKKVPDTITSWIITGFSVNPVYGLGLTQQPRKLNVFLPFFVSTNLPYSVKRGEIVSIPVVIFNYMESGQTAEVTFDNSEYEFEFADVENEIHENSKAETSRKKTVEVPSNSGRTVSFMIRPTKLGHITIKVTATTALAGDGVERQLLVEPEGLPQFVNKAAFVDMRSAPEVMKNFTVEVPKNAVPDSTRVEVSVIGDVLGSTVQNLDSLIRMPYGCGEQNMLNFVPNIVVLDYLKGTDQLTSKIEQKAKKFMESGYQRELTYRHDDGSFSAFGNSDPKGSTWLTAFVARSFKQAASHISVEEAIIDKALEWLSDQQASNGSFPEVGKVSHKDMQGGSGEGIALTAYTLIAFLENRNLLPKYQNIVNKAVDYVARNIDGLNDVYALAIAAYALQLADHSSKDFTLSQLDGKATTDGDTKWWHKPIPESDSKNPWYGKPNSVNVEMSSYAMLSFLEAGLDTDALPIMKWLISQRNDKGGFQSTQDTVVGLQALAKLAAKISSKNNDVTIVVSYNENQQREIKVNSENNLILQKFELPSTAKNVDIKATGRGFAIVSLGYKYNMNVTGEWPRFVLDPQVNKNSNQDYLHLSVCTSFVPTTGQNSSNMAVMEVGFPSGFTADSDTLPSLENMDYIKKVELKDGDTIVVLYFDSLDRNELCPTISAFRTHKVAKQKPAPVVIYDYYDNSRIARQFYDGPKSTVCDICENEDCGESCSIRSQKQRSPKDDNGTADVRAVSGAVTVGALSTMHVLVAVLLLKMFY from the exons atttTATTCAATTGTTGCCTCAAATCTGCTGCGACCAAATTCTGAATACCACGTGTcggttaacaatttgaacatcGCAGACACCGTCCGATTTCGGATTACCCTGAACAACACCGACACTGGAGTGCCCGTGGCCAGCGAGGATGTGAATCTAGGCCCCGGAGAGTCTCGCCTGATTCCGTTCAGC ATTGGTGATATTCCTCAGGCCGAGTACGGCCTAACTGCCGAAGGGTTATCTGGGTTCACGTTCAGGAACGAAACCAGAATCACGTACCAGGCAAAGAGCTTCTCCGTGTTGGTGCAAACCGATAAGGCAATCTACAAGCCCGGTGATACGGTGCGATTCCGGGTGTTGGTTTTGGATCCGAACACAAAACCGCTGCAGAAGGTGGACACCATCAAGGTGCACATTACGGACGGCAAGAGCAACCGGATCAAGCAGTGGAGCGATGCAAAGTTGGTAAAGGGCGTTTTCGAGTCGGAACTGGCACTTTCCAGCGCTCCGGTGCTGGGTCGTTGGATGGTCAATGTGGAGGTATTGGAGAAGACCACTACGAAGGAGTTTGAGGTAGACGAGTACGTGCTGCCCAAGTTTGAAGTTACCATCGAGTCTCCCGGGATAACGACGTTCAAGGATGGCAAAGTTAAGGCGATTGTGCGAGCCAAGTACACGTACGGAAAGCCTGTGAAAGGAGAAGCTACCGTTTCGGCATATCCCGATTTCCGGTTCCATTATGTGCAACCGTTTGAACGTGATGTTATCACCAGGAAGACCGTCCCAGTAGATGGCAAGGGATCGGTGGAATTCGAGCTACGTGACGAAATCAAGCTTGAGGGTGATTACACAAGAGACATTGTGATCGAGGCTGTTGTTGAGGAGGAGTTGACGGGCCGTAAGCAGAATGCTACAACAAAGGTTAAGATTTACGACAAAAGGTACAAAATGGAACTGATTAAGTCTGCGGACAAGTTTAAGCCCGGACTACCGTACACTGCATGGTTGAAGGCTAGTTTCCAAGATGGAGCACCGATTCAGGACAGCGTTAATCAGGTAGAGGTTACACAAGAGTCAGGATGGCCAGAACGCAACACCACGAAACGTAGCTATACTCTGGACCAAAACGGAATGGCCAAGCTGGTGGTGAACACGGACATCGAAGCGGATTATGTTGAGTTTAAGGCAGAATATTTGGGATCTGTGTTCTACCTGGGATCGATTTCGAAGGGTTGGGTGAAAACAAATGCCTATGTCCGTGCAAAGGTCCTGACAGAAGTGCCCACCATCAACAAGGACGTTACCGTTGATGTCTCGGCTACGGTTCCGATGAAGTACTTTAGCTACCAAGTGTTGGGTCGGGGGGATGTTATTGTCGGTGGAACCATTCCCGTTCCGGATCGCACCCTGCACACCTTCCGCTTCCCGGCCAGCTTTGCGATGGTTCCCCGGGCAAAGTTGGTTGTCTCTTTCGTTCAGGACGATGGTGAGCTTGTCAGCGATAGCGTCGAAATTGAATTTGGCAATGATTTGCAGAATTTC CTTAAAGTTACACTTTCCAAGGCCGAATCGAAGCCGGGCGAGGATGTTGACATTGTGGTGAACACGAACCCGGACTCGTACGTGGGATTGCTTGGTGTTGACCAGAGTGTCCTGCTGCTAAAGAGCGGTAATGACATTACCAGCGGGCAGGTGTTTGACGAGCTAAAGATGTACGAACAGCCCAGCTACGGATATTACAGGAGGAAGCGTTTCGCTCCGTGGCGCCACTATAATACCTACGATGATTTCAAT gATGTAGGAGCAACCATTATGACCAACGCCAATGAACCTCCAC ATCGTATGATAGTGTACAAGAAAACGAGCTTTGCTCGTCCGTTAGCCGTACCGCAGCTTGAAAGCGCAATTGCCTTCTCCGATAGTGTTGCCCCTCCGGGAGCAACAAACGGTGATGTAGTAGTTCGAAAATCATTCCCCGAATCGTGGATTTGGGAAAGCATTGATGG CTTTAGCGGCCAAAAGACCATCACCAAAAAGGTTCCGGACACGATCACCTCCTGGATCATCACCGGTTTCTCGGTGAATCCCGTCTACGGTCTCGGATTGACCCAACAACCACGCAAGCTGAATGTGTTCTTGCCGTTCTTCGTGTCCACCAATCTGCCGTACTCGGTGAAGCGTGGTGAGATCGTATCCATCCCGGTGGTCATCTTCAACTACATGGAATCGGGCCAGACTGCAGAGGTAACGTTCGACAACAGCGAGTACGAGTTCGAGTTTGCCGATGTGGAGaacgaaattcatgaaaattcga AAGCGGAAACGTCCCGCAAAAAGACCGTCGAGGTGCCGTCCAACAGTGGCCGCACGGTTTCGTTCATGATTCGACCGACCAAGCTGGGACACATCACGATCAAGGTAACCGCCACGACGGCACTGGCTGGTGATGGAGTTGAGAGACAGCTGCTCGTAGAACCGGAGGGACTTCCGCAGTTCGTGAACAAGGCCGCGTTCGTTGATATGCGATCGGCTCCGGAAGTGATGAAGAACTTTACCGTCGAGGTGCCGAAAAATGCCGTGCCTGATTCGACGCGCGTCGAGGTGTCGGTGATTG GTGACGTGCTGGGATCTACCGTGCAGAACCTCGACTCGCTCATCCGAATGCCGTATGGATGTGGTGAGCAGAACATGCTGAACTTTGTTCCGAACATTGTCGTTCTGGATTATCTGAAGGGAACGGATCAGTTGACCAGCAAGATTGAGCAGAAGGCAAAGAAGTTTATGGAGTCCGGCTATCAGCGAGAGTTGACCTACCGACACGATGATGGATCGTTCAGTGCGTTTGGAAATTCAGATCCTAAGGGTAGCACGTGGTTGACGGCGTTTGTTGCCCGTTCGTTCAAGCAGGCTGCCAGCCATATCAGTGTCGAGGAAGCGATCATCGATAAGGCTTTGGAATGGCTGAGCGACCAACAGGCCTCCAACGGAAGCTTCCCAGAGGTTGGTAAGGTTTCGCACAAGGATATGCAGGGAGGATCTGGCGAGGGAATCGCATTGACCGCTTACACGCTGATCGCGTTCTTGGAAAACAGGAATCTGCTTCCGAAGTATCAGAACATCGTGAACAAGGCAGTGGATTACGTTGCACGTAATATCGATGGATTGAACGACGTTTATGCTCTAGCAATTGCCGCCTATGCGCTGCAGTTGGCTGATCACAGCTCGAAGGACTTTACCCTGTCGCAGTTGGACGGCAAGGCCACAACCGATGGAGACACCAAGTGGTGGCATAAACCAATCCCGGAAAGCGACAGCAAGAATCCTTGGTACGGAAAGCCAAACTCGGTGAATGTGGAGATGAGTTCTTACGCCATGCTATCGTTCTTGGAGGCCGGTTTGGACACTGATGCGTTGCCAATTATGAAGTGGCTGATCAGTCAGCGTAACGACAAGGGTGGATTCCAGTCGACCCAAGATACGGTCGTTGGACTGCAAGCTTTGGCCAAATTAGCTGCAAAGATCTCCTCAAAGAACAACGATGTTACGATCGTTGTTTCGTACAATGAAAACCAGCAACGTGAGATCAAGGTGAACTCCGAGAATAACCTGATCCTGCAAAAGTTTGAGCTTCCTTCCACTGCGAAAAATGTAGACATCAAGGCCACTGGACGTGGATTTGCTATCGTGTCGCTGGGATACAAGTACAATATGAACGTAACTGGAGAATGGCCACGTTTTGTGCTGGATCCTCAGGTGAATAAGAACTCCAATCAAGACTATCTTCATTTGTCGGTTTGCACTAGTTTTGTTCCGACGACGGGCCAAAACAGTTCCAACATGGCAGTCATGGAGGTTGGTTTCCCAAGTGGGTTCACCGCAGATTCGGATACGCTACCGTCGCTGGAGAACATGGACTACATCAAG AAAGTGGAACTGAAGGACGGCGACACGATCGTGGTACTCTACTTTGACAGTTTGGACCGTAACGAGTTGTGCCCAACGATTTCAGCGTTCCGGACGCACAAGGTAGCCAAGCagaagcctgctccggtggtcATCTACGATTACTACGACAACT CTCGTATCGCTCGCCAGTTCTACGATGGACCCAAGTCGACGGTGTGCGACATCTGCGAGAATGAAGACTGTGGCGAGTCGTGCTCGATCCGGTCACAGAAGCAGCGTTCTCCCAAGGATGACAACGGCACTGCGGATGTTAGGGCAGTTAGTGGTGCTGTTACAGTTGGTGCGTTGTCCACGATGCATGTGTTGGTGGCTGTTTTATTGCTGAAAATGTTTTACTAA
- the LOC6033117 gene encoding CD109 antigen isoform X11: protein MGHLDVAHLRMATSAVICLALVSVCSAEGFYSIVASNLLRPNSEYHVSVNNLNIADTVRFRITLNNTDTGVPVASEDVNLGPGESRLIPFSIGDIPQAEYGLTAEGLSGFTFRNETRITYQAKSFSVLVQTDKAIYKPGDTVRFRVLVLDPNTKPLQKVDTIKVHITDGKSNRIKQWSDAKLVKGVFESELALSSAPVLGRWMVNVEVLEKTTTKEFEVDEYVLPKFEVTIESPGITTFKDGKVKAIVRAKYTYGKPVKGEATVSAYPDFRFHYVQPFERDVITRKTVPVDGKGSVEFELRDEIKLEGDYTRDIVIEAVVEEELTGRKQNATTKVKIYDKRYKMELIKSADKFKPGLPYTAWLKASFQDGAPIQDSVNQVEVTQESGWPERNTTKRSYTLDQNGMAKLVVNTDIEADYVEFKAEYLGSVFYLGSISKGWVKTNAYVRAKVLTEVPTINKDVTVDVSATVPMKYFSYQVLGRGDVIVGGTIPVPDRTLHTFRFPASFAMVPRAKLVVSFVQDDGELVSDSVEIEFGNDLQNFLKVTLSKAESKPGEDVDIVVNTNPDSYVGLLGVDQSVLLLKSGNDITSGQVFDELKMYEQPSYGYYRRKRFAPWRHYNTYDDFNDVGATIMTNANEPPPVPVYAAGAGGFGGSGLTLRKDFPESWIWDTVNESSFSGQKTITKKVPDTITSWIITGFSVNPVYGLGLTQQPRKLNVFLPFFVSTNLPYSVKRGEIVSIPVVIFNYMESGQTAEVTFDNSEYEFEFADVENEIHENSKAETSRKKTVEVPSNSGRTVSFMIRPTKLGHITIKVTATTALAGDGVERQLLVEPEGLPQFVNKAAFVDMRSAPEVMKNFTVEVPKNAVPDSTRVEVSVIGDVLGSTVQNLDSLIRMPYGCGEQNMLNFVPNIVVLDYLKGTDQLTSKIEQKAKKFMESGYQRELTYRHDDGSFSAFGNSDPKGSTWLTAFVARSFKQAASHISVEEAIIDKALEWLSDQQASNGSFPEVGKVSHKDMQGGSGEGIALTAYTLIAFLENRNLLPKYQNIVNKAVDYVARNIDGLNDVYALAIAAYALQLADHSSKDFTLSQLDGKATTDGDTKWWHKPIPESDSKNPWYGKPNSVNVEMSSYAMLSFLEAGLDTDALPIMKWLISQRNDKGGFQSTQDTVVGLQALAKLAAKISSKNNDVTIVVSYNENQQREIKVNSENNLILQKFELPSTAKNVDIKATGRGFAIVSLGYKYNMNVTGEWPRFVLDPQVNKNSNQDYLHLSVCTSFVPTTGQNSSNMAVMEVGFPSGFTADSDTLPSLENMDYIKKVELKDGDTIVVLYFDSLDRNELCPTISAFRTHKVAKQKPAPVVIYDYYDNSRIARQFYDGPKSTVCDICENEDCGESCSIRSQKQRSPKDDNGTADVRAVSGAVTVGALSTMHVLVAVLLLKMFY, encoded by the exons atttTATTCAATTGTTGCCTCAAATCTGCTGCGACCAAATTCTGAATACCACGTGTcggttaacaatttgaacatcGCAGACACCGTCCGATTTCGGATTACCCTGAACAACACCGACACTGGAGTGCCCGTGGCCAGCGAGGATGTGAATCTAGGCCCCGGAGAGTCTCGCCTGATTCCGTTCAGC ATTGGTGATATTCCTCAGGCCGAGTACGGCCTAACTGCCGAAGGGTTATCTGGGTTCACGTTCAGGAACGAAACCAGAATCACGTACCAGGCAAAGAGCTTCTCCGTGTTGGTGCAAACCGATAAGGCAATCTACAAGCCCGGTGATACGGTGCGATTCCGGGTGTTGGTTTTGGATCCGAACACAAAACCGCTGCAGAAGGTGGACACCATCAAGGTGCACATTACGGACGGCAAGAGCAACCGGATCAAGCAGTGGAGCGATGCAAAGTTGGTAAAGGGCGTTTTCGAGTCGGAACTGGCACTTTCCAGCGCTCCGGTGCTGGGTCGTTGGATGGTCAATGTGGAGGTATTGGAGAAGACCACTACGAAGGAGTTTGAGGTAGACGAGTACGTGCTGCCCAAGTTTGAAGTTACCATCGAGTCTCCCGGGATAACGACGTTCAAGGATGGCAAAGTTAAGGCGATTGTGCGAGCCAAGTACACGTACGGAAAGCCTGTGAAAGGAGAAGCTACCGTTTCGGCATATCCCGATTTCCGGTTCCATTATGTGCAACCGTTTGAACGTGATGTTATCACCAGGAAGACCGTCCCAGTAGATGGCAAGGGATCGGTGGAATTCGAGCTACGTGACGAAATCAAGCTTGAGGGTGATTACACAAGAGACATTGTGATCGAGGCTGTTGTTGAGGAGGAGTTGACGGGCCGTAAGCAGAATGCTACAACAAAGGTTAAGATTTACGACAAAAGGTACAAAATGGAACTGATTAAGTCTGCGGACAAGTTTAAGCCCGGACTACCGTACACTGCATGGTTGAAGGCTAGTTTCCAAGATGGAGCACCGATTCAGGACAGCGTTAATCAGGTAGAGGTTACACAAGAGTCAGGATGGCCAGAACGCAACACCACGAAACGTAGCTATACTCTGGACCAAAACGGAATGGCCAAGCTGGTGGTGAACACGGACATCGAAGCGGATTATGTTGAGTTTAAGGCAGAATATTTGGGATCTGTGTTCTACCTGGGATCGATTTCGAAGGGTTGGGTGAAAACAAATGCCTATGTCCGTGCAAAGGTCCTGACAGAAGTGCCCACCATCAACAAGGACGTTACCGTTGATGTCTCGGCTACGGTTCCGATGAAGTACTTTAGCTACCAAGTGTTGGGTCGGGGGGATGTTATTGTCGGTGGAACCATTCCCGTTCCGGATCGCACCCTGCACACCTTCCGCTTCCCGGCCAGCTTTGCGATGGTTCCCCGGGCAAAGTTGGTTGTCTCTTTCGTTCAGGACGATGGTGAGCTTGTCAGCGATAGCGTCGAAATTGAATTTGGCAATGATTTGCAGAATTTC CTTAAAGTTACACTTTCCAAGGCCGAATCGAAGCCGGGCGAGGATGTTGACATTGTGGTGAACACGAACCCGGACTCGTACGTGGGATTGCTTGGTGTTGACCAGAGTGTCCTGCTGCTAAAGAGCGGTAATGACATTACCAGCGGGCAGGTGTTTGACGAGCTAAAGATGTACGAACAGCCCAGCTACGGATATTACAGGAGGAAGCGTTTCGCTCCGTGGCGCCACTATAATACCTACGATGATTTCAAT gATGTAGGAGCAACCATTATGACCAACGCCAATGAACCTCCAC CCGTTCCAGTGTATGCCGCCGGCGCCGGAGGATTTGGTGGTTCGGGACTGACGTTGCGAAAAGATTTCCCAGAGTCGTGGATCTGGGATACCGTTAACGAGAGTAG CTTTAGCGGCCAAAAGACCATCACCAAAAAGGTTCCGGACACGATCACCTCCTGGATCATCACCGGTTTCTCGGTGAATCCCGTCTACGGTCTCGGATTGACCCAACAACCACGCAAGCTGAATGTGTTCTTGCCGTTCTTCGTGTCCACCAATCTGCCGTACTCGGTGAAGCGTGGTGAGATCGTATCCATCCCGGTGGTCATCTTCAACTACATGGAATCGGGCCAGACTGCAGAGGTAACGTTCGACAACAGCGAGTACGAGTTCGAGTTTGCCGATGTGGAGaacgaaattcatgaaaattcga AAGCGGAAACGTCCCGCAAAAAGACCGTCGAGGTGCCGTCCAACAGTGGCCGCACGGTTTCGTTCATGATTCGACCGACCAAGCTGGGACACATCACGATCAAGGTAACCGCCACGACGGCACTGGCTGGTGATGGAGTTGAGAGACAGCTGCTCGTAGAACCGGAGGGACTTCCGCAGTTCGTGAACAAGGCCGCGTTCGTTGATATGCGATCGGCTCCGGAAGTGATGAAGAACTTTACCGTCGAGGTGCCGAAAAATGCCGTGCCTGATTCGACGCGCGTCGAGGTGTCGGTGATTG GTGACGTGCTGGGATCTACCGTGCAGAACCTCGACTCGCTCATCCGAATGCCGTATGGATGTGGTGAGCAGAACATGCTGAACTTTGTTCCGAACATTGTCGTTCTGGATTATCTGAAGGGAACGGATCAGTTGACCAGCAAGATTGAGCAGAAGGCAAAGAAGTTTATGGAGTCCGGCTATCAGCGAGAGTTGACCTACCGACACGATGATGGATCGTTCAGTGCGTTTGGAAATTCAGATCCTAAGGGTAGCACGTGGTTGACGGCGTTTGTTGCCCGTTCGTTCAAGCAGGCTGCCAGCCATATCAGTGTCGAGGAAGCGATCATCGATAAGGCTTTGGAATGGCTGAGCGACCAACAGGCCTCCAACGGAAGCTTCCCAGAGGTTGGTAAGGTTTCGCACAAGGATATGCAGGGAGGATCTGGCGAGGGAATCGCATTGACCGCTTACACGCTGATCGCGTTCTTGGAAAACAGGAATCTGCTTCCGAAGTATCAGAACATCGTGAACAAGGCAGTGGATTACGTTGCACGTAATATCGATGGATTGAACGACGTTTATGCTCTAGCAATTGCCGCCTATGCGCTGCAGTTGGCTGATCACAGCTCGAAGGACTTTACCCTGTCGCAGTTGGACGGCAAGGCCACAACCGATGGAGACACCAAGTGGTGGCATAAACCAATCCCGGAAAGCGACAGCAAGAATCCTTGGTACGGAAAGCCAAACTCGGTGAATGTGGAGATGAGTTCTTACGCCATGCTATCGTTCTTGGAGGCCGGTTTGGACACTGATGCGTTGCCAATTATGAAGTGGCTGATCAGTCAGCGTAACGACAAGGGTGGATTCCAGTCGACCCAAGATACGGTCGTTGGACTGCAAGCTTTGGCCAAATTAGCTGCAAAGATCTCCTCAAAGAACAACGATGTTACGATCGTTGTTTCGTACAATGAAAACCAGCAACGTGAGATCAAGGTGAACTCCGAGAATAACCTGATCCTGCAAAAGTTTGAGCTTCCTTCCACTGCGAAAAATGTAGACATCAAGGCCACTGGACGTGGATTTGCTATCGTGTCGCTGGGATACAAGTACAATATGAACGTAACTGGAGAATGGCCACGTTTTGTGCTGGATCCTCAGGTGAATAAGAACTCCAATCAAGACTATCTTCATTTGTCGGTTTGCACTAGTTTTGTTCCGACGACGGGCCAAAACAGTTCCAACATGGCAGTCATGGAGGTTGGTTTCCCAAGTGGGTTCACCGCAGATTCGGATACGCTACCGTCGCTGGAGAACATGGACTACATCAAG AAAGTGGAACTGAAGGACGGCGACACGATCGTGGTACTCTACTTTGACAGTTTGGACCGTAACGAGTTGTGCCCAACGATTTCAGCGTTCCGGACGCACAAGGTAGCCAAGCagaagcctgctccggtggtcATCTACGATTACTACGACAACT CTCGTATCGCTCGCCAGTTCTACGATGGACCCAAGTCGACGGTGTGCGACATCTGCGAGAATGAAGACTGTGGCGAGTCGTGCTCGATCCGGTCACAGAAGCAGCGTTCTCCCAAGGATGACAACGGCACTGCGGATGTTAGGGCAGTTAGTGGTGCTGTTACAGTTGGTGCGTTGTCCACGATGCATGTGTTGGTGGCTGTTTTATTGCTGAAAATGTTTTACTAA